A genomic window from Qipengyuania oceanensis includes:
- a CDS encoding carboxymuconolactone decarboxylase family protein, protein MPRLREIPREEADTEVALPLYKLLFGERDPVAEPGTDTGTRGDWWTVFAASPDTLKHAAQGFAYYRSPQRKLDPVLRELGQTWAGYAVGSQFVFSQHCKSLRGLGVSEEKIAALPTWQSADCFDERERIVLAYADRLVTHRGRVPDALFAQIKDILSEVEILELTYTTCLYDMHAVMTKALRLEFDDRDDPVVEVAAPESFSATDFLDTGR, encoded by the coding sequence ATGCCGCGCCTGCGCGAGATACCCCGCGAGGAGGCGGACACCGAAGTTGCCTTGCCGCTTTACAAGCTGCTGTTCGGCGAGCGCGATCCGGTTGCGGAGCCGGGCACCGATACCGGCACCCGCGGGGACTGGTGGACGGTCTTCGCCGCTTCGCCCGATACGCTGAAACATGCCGCCCAAGGCTTTGCCTATTACCGCAGCCCGCAGCGCAAGCTCGACCCGGTGCTCCGCGAACTGGGACAGACCTGGGCCGGTTATGCCGTCGGCAGCCAGTTCGTTTTCTCGCAGCACTGCAAGAGCCTGCGCGGCCTCGGGGTCAGCGAGGAGAAGATAGCCGCGCTCCCGACATGGCAGAGCGCGGACTGCTTCGACGAGCGAGAGCGGATTGTCCTTGCCTATGCCGATCGGCTGGTCACGCATCGCGGGCGGGTGCCGGATGCGCTGTTTGCGCAGATCAAGGACATTCTCTCCGAAGTAGAGATCCTCGAATTGACATACACGACCTGCCTCTACGACATGCACGCGGTGATGACGAAGGCGCTACGACTGGAGTTCGACGATCGCGACGATCCAGTCGTGGAAGTCGCCGCGCCCGAAAGTTTCTCCGCCACCGATTTTCTCGACACCGGACGATAG
- a CDS encoding VOC family protein: MTRTRGINHVALVCRDMKQTVDFYTRVLEMPLFKTVQLPDGGQHFFFDCGGGASVAFFWWKDAPPAAPGIASVEHFPMKPKTAIGSMNHLAFDVEQDQLEAMLARLKDAGVPHTPVVVNHDDSPQGVAAEMHEGVFVRSVYFTDPNGIMMEFASTTKEFGPDDIAHEPASLETA; the protein is encoded by the coding sequence ATGACGAGAACGAGAGGCATCAATCACGTCGCGCTGGTCTGCCGCGACATGAAGCAGACGGTCGATTTCTATACCCGGGTGCTGGAGATGCCCCTGTTCAAGACGGTGCAGCTTCCCGATGGAGGCCAGCATTTCTTCTTCGATTGCGGGGGCGGGGCGAGCGTTGCTTTCTTCTGGTGGAAAGACGCTCCGCCAGCGGCGCCCGGCATCGCTTCGGTCGAGCATTTTCCGATGAAGCCCAAGACCGCGATCGGCTCGATGAACCATCTTGCCTTCGACGTGGAGCAGGACCAGCTCGAGGCGATGCTGGCGCGGCTGAAGGATGCCGGGGTCCCGCACACGCCAGTGGTCGTCAATCACGACGACAGCCCGCAGGGTGTCGCCGCCGAGATGCACGAAGGCGTCTTCGTGCGATCGGTGTATTTCACCGATCCCAATGGCATCATGATGGAATTTGCATCGACCACAAAGGAATTTGGGCCGGACGACATTGCTCACGAACCCGCAAGCCTGGAGACCGCCTGA
- the hppD gene encoding 4-hydroxyphenylpyruvate dioxygenase, translating into MPDLFDNPAGLDGFEFVEFCAPEKGQLEPVFKAMGFQHVATHRSKDVDLWRQGGINLIANYEPKSAAWYFAREHGASACGMAFRVKDARKAYQHLLDKGAEPVQVETGPMELHIPAIRGIGGAILYLVDRYQDENGDGLTIYDIDFEYLPGVDRHPEGAGFTHIDHLTHNVYGGRMKYWADYYETLFNFREIRFFDIKGEYTGLTSKALTAPDGKIRIPLNEEAKGGGGQIEEFLREFNGEGIQHIALICDDLIAAWDRLKEFGVPFMTAPPETYYEMLPERLPDHGQPTDELKARGILLDGTTEGGQPRLLLQIFAEAQVGPVFFEFIQRKGDEGFGEGNFKALFESMERDQIRRGVLSVEDAETVDAEPAE; encoded by the coding sequence ATGCCCGACCTGTTCGACAACCCCGCCGGCCTCGACGGTTTCGAATTCGTCGAGTTCTGCGCACCCGAGAAGGGCCAACTCGAACCGGTCTTCAAGGCTATGGGATTCCAGCATGTCGCGACGCACCGTTCGAAGGATGTCGACCTTTGGCGACAGGGCGGAATCAACCTGATCGCCAATTACGAACCCAAGAGCGCCGCGTGGTATTTCGCCCGCGAGCATGGCGCCAGTGCCTGCGGCATGGCGTTTCGGGTCAAGGACGCGCGCAAGGCCTACCAGCACCTTCTCGACAAGGGTGCCGAGCCGGTTCAGGTCGAAACGGGTCCGATGGAACTGCATATCCCTGCCATTCGCGGGATCGGCGGCGCAATCCTGTATCTCGTCGACCGGTACCAGGACGAAAATGGCGACGGCCTGACCATCTACGACATCGATTTCGAGTATCTTCCCGGCGTCGACAGGCATCCCGAAGGCGCGGGCTTCACCCACATCGATCACCTGACGCACAACGTCTACGGTGGCCGGATGAAGTACTGGGCCGATTACTACGAGACCCTCTTCAACTTCCGCGAGATCCGCTTCTTCGACATCAAGGGCGAGTATACCGGACTGACCTCGAAAGCGCTCACCGCGCCGGACGGCAAGATCCGCATTCCGCTCAACGAGGAAGCCAAGGGTGGCGGCGGCCAGATCGAGGAGTTCCTGCGCGAGTTCAACGGCGAAGGCATCCAGCACATCGCTCTCATCTGCGATGACCTGATCGCAGCCTGGGACAGGCTCAAGGAATTCGGCGTGCCGTTCATGACCGCACCGCCGGAAACCTATTACGAGATGCTTCCCGAGCGCCTGCCCGATCACGGCCAGCCGACCGACGAACTCAAGGCGCGCGGCATCCTGCTCGACGGGACGACGGAAGGCGGCCAGCCACGCCTGTTGTTGCAGATATTCGCCGAGGCACAGGTCGGCCCAGTGTTCTTCGAGTTCATCCAGCGCAAAGGCGACGAGGGCTTCGGCGAAGGCAATTTCAAGGCGCTGTTCGAAAGCATGGAGCGTGACCAGATTCGGCGCGGCGTCCTGAGTGTCGAAGACGCCGAAACCGTCGATGCGGAGCCGGCAGAATGA
- a CDS encoding VOC family protein → MSGAASHPVRLGGVHHAAYRCKDAKETVDWYGKVLGMDYTTAFAEDHVPSTGEYDPYMHVFLDAGNGNILAFFELPNQRDMGRDENTPAWVQHLAFRVGSEEELLAAKQHIESCGVDVLGPTHHGIFKSIYFFDPNGHRVELAADIGTDEQYAELKRVAPMMLDEWSETKKAPRHADWLHEIARKEHGSAPAPD, encoded by the coding sequence ATGAGCGGCGCTGCATCCCATCCCGTCCGTCTCGGCGGTGTCCATCACGCGGCCTATCGCTGCAAGGATGCGAAAGAGACCGTGGACTGGTACGGCAAGGTGCTCGGCATGGACTACACCACCGCATTTGCCGAAGACCACGTGCCGTCGACCGGCGAGTACGATCCGTACATGCACGTTTTCCTGGATGCGGGTAACGGCAACATCCTGGCCTTCTTCGAACTGCCCAACCAGCGGGACATGGGCCGGGACGAAAACACGCCCGCCTGGGTCCAGCACCTCGCCTTCAGGGTCGGCAGCGAGGAAGAATTGCTGGCTGCCAAGCAGCATATCGAGAGTTGCGGCGTCGATGTCCTCGGCCCGACGCATCACGGGATTTTCAAGTCGATCTACTTCTTCGATCCGAACGGGCACCGCGTGGAGTTGGCCGCCGACATCGGTACGGACGAGCAGTATGCCGAGCTCAAGCGGGTAGCGCCGATGATGCTCGACGAGTGGAGCGAAACCAAGAAGGCCCCGCGTCATGCAGACTGGTTGCACGAGATCGCGCGCAAGGAACATGGCAGCGCGCCGGCGCCTGACTGA
- a CDS encoding mechanosensitive ion channel family protein, protein MNYIEILKTQLQGMAKGAIEILPSLAIALVVLIIAWIVSKVARSIVDKVTARTNMREDLRSLMRTLVKLVVFLIGFLLAAAIVVPGFTLGGMIAGLGIGAVAIGFAFQDIFENFLAGVLIMLREKMRIGDLIEVEGVLGKVEHITLRETHIRQLSNELTIMPNSMLFKNPVQILTDETVRRNEVVVGVSYDTDLEKAQQVIADAMKTVDAIVEDRPVIVYAQEFGASSVDFLVQWYAQSAARDLRQTKSEAIKAIKKHLDAAGIEIPFPYVTHTFKEKVPLGKEPGEAAGN, encoded by the coding sequence TTGAATTATATCGAAATACTGAAAACCCAGCTTCAGGGCATGGCCAAGGGCGCCATCGAGATCCTGCCAAGCCTGGCCATCGCTCTCGTCGTCCTCATCATCGCGTGGATCGTGTCGAAGGTCGCCCGATCGATCGTCGACAAGGTTACCGCGCGTACCAACATGCGCGAGGACCTGCGCAGCCTGATGCGTACACTCGTCAAGCTGGTCGTTTTCCTCATCGGCTTCCTGCTGGCTGCCGCGATCGTGGTGCCTGGTTTCACGCTTGGCGGAATGATCGCAGGCCTCGGAATAGGCGCGGTCGCCATCGGCTTTGCCTTCCAGGATATTTTCGAGAATTTCCTTGCCGGCGTGCTCATAATGCTGCGCGAGAAAATGCGCATCGGCGACCTGATCGAGGTCGAAGGCGTCCTGGGCAAGGTCGAACATATTACCTTGCGTGAAACGCACATCCGCCAGCTCTCCAACGAGCTGACGATCATGCCGAATTCGATGTTGTTCAAGAACCCGGTGCAGATCCTCACCGATGAAACGGTCCGCCGCAACGAGGTCGTCGTCGGCGTGAGCTACGATACCGACCTCGAAAAGGCGCAACAGGTCATCGCCGATGCGATGAAGACAGTCGACGCCATCGTCGAGGACCGGCCCGTCATCGTCTACGCGCAGGAATTCGGTGCCAGCTCGGTCGATTTCCTGGTCCAGTGGTATGCCCAATCGGCTGCTCGCGACTTGCGACAGACCAAGAGCGAAGCGATCAAGGCGATCAAGAAGCACCTCGATGCTGCAGGGATCGAGAT